One segment of Nitrospira sp. DNA contains the following:
- the rplL gene encoding 50S ribosomal protein L7/L12, with the protein MSATTTKLTQEELIKAIEGMSVLDLAELVKGLETRFGVTAAAPVAVAAAPAAGGGAAAAAEEKTSFDVILASAPADKKIQIIKVVRELTSLGLKEAKDLVEGAPKPVKAGATKEEADTMKKKLEESGAKVEVK; encoded by the coding sequence ATGTCAGCAACTACAACAAAATTGACGCAGGAAGAATTGATCAAGGCCATTGAGGGCATGAGCGTGCTGGATTTGGCGGAGTTGGTGAAGGGCTTGGAGACTCGCTTTGGCGTGACCGCGGCGGCTCCGGTTGCCGTGGCGGCGGCTCCGGCAGCGGGTGGCGGCGCGGCGGCGGCGGCGGAAGAGAAGACATCGTTCGATGTCATTCTGGCCTCGGCCCCGGCCGACAAGAAGATCCAGATCATCAAGGTGGTGCGTGAGTTGACCAGCCTTGGTTTGAAGGAAGCAAAGGATCTGGTCGAAGGCGCGCCCAAGCCGGTGAAGGCTGGCGCGACGAAGGAAGAAGCCGACACGATGAAGAAGAAGCTCGAAGAGAGCGGCGCCAAGGTCGAAGTCAAGTAA